Proteins encoded together in one Candidatus Xianfuyuplasma coldseepsis window:
- a CDS encoding isoprenyl transferase, which translates to MGLKERVLTRYIPQHIAIIMDGNGRWAKKRNMPRTYGHKKGSENLKNIALACNDLGIKALSVYAFSTENWKRPKAEIDYLMGLPKEFEETFKGQFEEHDIKVMFSGRRDRFPKDVIELMNRVEDKTKDRQGLVLNICFDYGSHTEMIHAIRDISRQVKDGDITLDDIDVDLVTNHLYTKDLPPLDLLIRTSGEMRISNYLLWQLAYSELYFAKVHWPAFNQKQLLKAIDDFQSRNRRFGGLKEGK; encoded by the coding sequence ATGGGACTGAAAGAACGAGTTCTTACACGATATATACCACAACACATTGCCATCATTATGGATGGGAATGGCCGGTGGGCTAAAAAACGAAATATGCCACGTACTTATGGGCATAAAAAAGGGAGCGAAAATCTGAAAAATATTGCGCTTGCTTGTAATGATTTAGGAATCAAAGCGTTAAGTGTATATGCCTTTAGTACGGAAAACTGGAAGCGCCCCAAAGCAGAGATTGATTATCTTATGGGGTTGCCAAAGGAGTTTGAAGAAACGTTTAAGGGCCAATTTGAAGAGCATGATATCAAGGTTATGTTTTCGGGACGTCGCGATCGTTTTCCTAAAGACGTCATCGAGTTGATGAACCGCGTCGAAGACAAAACGAAGGATCGTCAAGGATTGGTGCTCAATATCTGTTTTGATTATGGAAGTCATACCGAGATGATTCATGCGATAAGAGACATTAGTCGTCAGGTTAAAGACGGAGATATTACATTGGACGATATCGATGTGGATCTGGTCACAAATCATTTATACACCAAGGACTTGCCACCGCTTGATTTGTTGATTCGAACGTCAGGTGAGATGCGAATCAGTAATTATTTGCTGTGGCAACTTGCGTATAGTGAACTGTATTTTGCCAAGGTTCATTGGCCCGCATTTAATCAAAAACAATTGTTGAAAGCCATTGATGATTTCCAATCGCGAAATCGTCGTTTTGGTGGATTGAAAGAAGGAAAATAA
- a CDS encoding phosphatidate cytidylyltransferase has product MKTRVITGILLAAFFVPPFVVGSWYLMAILLLLSVVATYELFQMYNVQRPLPKVVLISELLMSAIMYWSVSGYFMFQYALEWAFMGVALVLVIGSLLMVFVDEFDGHAVGDMLMSVLYPSIAFGAIYGLRDYSVHNIGFLFMITISTDVFAYIVGIRYGKHRLAIKISPKKSIEGSIGGAVFAVLFTMLYLWGFGVENVGAITINWWSSILLILVISSLGQIGDLVASKMKRSVGIKDFSNIFPGHGGVMDRFDSVLFAGLIVMIISQVVTLL; this is encoded by the coding sequence ATGAAGACAAGAGTGATAACAGGTATATTGCTAGCGGCCTTTTTTGTACCGCCATTTGTGGTTGGTTCTTGGTACTTAATGGCGATATTGTTGCTGTTAAGTGTAGTCGCTACGTATGAGTTATTTCAGATGTATAATGTCCAGCGACCACTGCCAAAAGTTGTTCTCATCAGTGAATTGTTGATGAGTGCCATCATGTATTGGAGTGTCAGTGGGTATTTCATGTTTCAATACGCATTAGAGTGGGCTTTTATGGGGGTTGCACTCGTTCTTGTAATCGGCTCACTACTGATGGTATTTGTCGATGAATTTGATGGCCACGCAGTGGGCGATATGCTAATGAGTGTATTGTATCCAAGCATTGCTTTTGGAGCGATTTATGGTTTGCGTGATTACTCGGTTCACAACATTGGATTTTTGTTTATGATTACGATTAGTACCGATGTGTTTGCTTATATAGTTGGGATCCGTTATGGAAAACATCGTCTTGCGATAAAAATTAGTCCGAAAAAATCGATTGAAGGAAGCATTGGTGGAGCGGTGTTTGCTGTGTTGTTTACGATGCTTTATCTGTGGGGCTTCGGTGTTGAGAACGTCGGGGCAATTACCATCAATTGGTGGAGTAGTATTCTTCTGATTCTTGTGATTAGTTCACTCGGACAAATTGGGGATCTTGTTGCAAGTAAAATGAAACGAAGCGTCGGTATCAAAGACTTTAGTAATATATTCCCCGGACATGGTGGCGTTATGGATCGTTTTGACAGCGTCTTATTTGCTGGGTTGATTGTGATGATCATTAGTCAGGTTGTGACCCTGTTATGA
- the dxr gene encoding 1-deoxy-D-xylulose-5-phosphate reductoisomerase has product MNLYLLGATGSIGLQTLDVVRHSDEAFQVVAVTANTNIQSLRNIIDEFQPQFVAVGLQEAMKQLQQDYPDITFGYGRQGLIDAVTFGDNEEDLVVNAIVGSAGLEPTVHAIQKGRNVALANKETLVIGGEIITPLLRKYQVQLIPIDSEHSAIMQCLHGEDPKSIKHIIITASGGSFRDKTRTELQSVTVQDALKHPNWDMGAKITIDSATMMNKGLEIIEAHHLFQVPYDHIRTVLHTESIIHSLVEFHDQSMIAHLGNPDMRIPISYALHYPSRALFDAKPLDLIQVGSLHFEELSEERFPMLRYARQAGMDGGFAPTVLNAANEAAVHLFLNGHISFVQIEEIVVQCLKHFRVEETLTVERILELDEQVKDYVFEFYS; this is encoded by the coding sequence ATGAATCTCTATCTCTTAGGTGCAACAGGAAGTATCGGCTTGCAGACGCTCGATGTCGTACGTCATAGTGATGAAGCCTTTCAAGTTGTTGCTGTAACAGCAAACACGAACATCCAATCGCTTCGCAACATCATCGATGAGTTTCAACCTCAGTTTGTGGCTGTAGGATTGCAAGAAGCCATGAAGCAATTGCAGCAAGATTATCCAGATATCACATTTGGGTATGGTCGCCAAGGACTGATTGATGCTGTAACATTTGGTGATAACGAAGAGGATTTGGTTGTCAATGCGATTGTGGGAAGTGCGGGATTGGAACCGACGGTACATGCGATTCAAAAAGGACGAAATGTGGCACTTGCCAATAAGGAAACATTGGTTATTGGTGGTGAGATTATTACCCCGTTGTTGCGGAAGTATCAGGTTCAGTTGATTCCAATTGATAGTGAACACAGTGCAATCATGCAATGTCTGCACGGTGAAGATCCCAAGAGTATCAAACATATCATAATCACAGCAAGTGGTGGTAGTTTTCGTGATAAAACCCGCACAGAACTACAATCTGTAACTGTACAAGATGCACTGAAGCATCCGAATTGGGACATGGGTGCCAAAATAACGATTGATTCGGCGACGATGATGAACAAAGGACTTGAAATCATTGAAGCACATCATTTGTTTCAAGTTCCTTATGATCACATCCGAACCGTACTCCATACAGAGAGTATCATTCATTCCCTAGTAGAGTTTCATGACCAAAGTATGATTGCCCATCTAGGGAATCCTGATATGCGGATTCCTATTAGTTATGCCCTTCATTATCCGTCGCGGGCATTGTTTGATGCGAAGCCACTTGATTTGATTCAAGTGGGTAGTTTGCATTTTGAGGAACTGTCGGAAGAACGTTTTCCGATGTTACGTTATGCACGACAAGCGGGAATGGATGGTGGGTTTGCGCCCACGGTGTTAAATGCCGCGAATGAGGCAGCCGTTCACTTGTTTTTGAATGGACACATATCATTTGTACAAATCGAAGAAATTGTGGTACAATGTTTAAAGCACTTTAGAGTTGAAGAAACACTAACTGTAGAGCGTATTTTGGAACTCGACGAACAAGTAAAAGATTACGTATTTGAGTTCTATAGTTAA
- the rseP gene encoding RIP metalloprotease RseP yields MILSIVVFLVSLSLVIILHELGHFVMARRAGILCHEFALGMGPVLWQTKKGETVYSIRAIPIGGFVMMAGEEVDEEFVKVGQRVRLAFDDTGKVSKIHLLVDQENLEQYELVTVEKVDLKGNDMAPLYLNEYEVNRDAFLVMKNRELQIAPHERGFGGKTKAQRFWAIFGGPLMNFLLAIVVFFIVNLIVGFPNTDSAEIGIIGDNYPADGIFEIGDDIISVEGVAVDSWNKMSDVLNDSMSDRDLEFVVNRDGSVMTLHVTPTLYFYSVGFRSGEDSGDSLVIGEVAEDTKAESAGFEQGDTIVSIDGIAMTTWDDVINAITTIGNLPYEEGRQVTFVVDRNGTQETLTIIEPYSAAFLETQGIDIVESRIGISPVYEFSLLKSIPTSLQDVGRSSMIIFTTIGLLFDSDDAGAGIGVDSLAGPLGIYEITSAALSQGFISLLSWIGLLSVNLGIVNLLPIPALDGGRLVFLGYEAVTGRKPNTKVENTLHYVMYIALMGLFVFITFNDLLRLLNLK; encoded by the coding sequence ATGATTTTAAGTATTGTTGTATTTTTAGTTAGTTTAAGTTTGGTTATTATTCTCCATGAGCTTGGACATTTTGTCATGGCCCGTCGTGCTGGGATTTTATGTCATGAATTTGCGCTTGGTATGGGACCGGTCTTGTGGCAAACAAAAAAGGGAGAAACTGTCTATTCGATTCGGGCGATTCCGATTGGTGGATTTGTCATGATGGCGGGAGAAGAAGTTGATGAAGAATTTGTCAAGGTCGGGCAACGTGTTCGCTTGGCATTTGATGATACTGGTAAAGTATCGAAAATCCATCTTCTTGTCGATCAAGAGAATCTGGAGCAATATGAGTTGGTAACCGTTGAAAAAGTGGATTTAAAAGGAAACGATATGGCACCGCTGTATCTGAATGAATATGAAGTGAATCGCGATGCGTTTTTAGTGATGAAAAATCGCGAACTGCAGATTGCACCACATGAACGCGGTTTTGGTGGTAAAACCAAGGCCCAACGTTTTTGGGCAATTTTTGGTGGACCGTTAATGAACTTCTTATTGGCGATTGTCGTCTTCTTTATCGTCAATCTGATCGTTGGTTTCCCGAACACAGATTCCGCGGAAATCGGCATCATCGGTGATAATTATCCAGCGGACGGAATCTTTGAAATTGGTGATGATATCATCTCTGTTGAGGGTGTCGCTGTTGATAGCTGGAATAAAATGAGTGACGTCTTAAACGATTCGATGTCCGACCGTGATTTGGAGTTTGTTGTCAACCGTGATGGCAGCGTCATGACATTGCACGTGACACCAACCTTGTATTTCTATAGCGTTGGATTCCGTAGTGGTGAGGATAGTGGTGACAGTCTTGTAATTGGTGAAGTTGCGGAAGATACGAAAGCTGAATCCGCTGGGTTTGAACAAGGCGATACAATCGTATCAATTGATGGTATTGCAATGACTACATGGGACGACGTGATTAATGCAATCACGACCATTGGTAATTTACCATATGAAGAAGGACGCCAAGTTACCTTTGTTGTTGATCGCAATGGTACTCAAGAAACCTTAACAATTATTGAACCCTATTCCGCAGCATTTTTAGAAACACAGGGGATTGATATCGTTGAGAGTCGGATTGGAATTAGTCCTGTATACGAATTTAGCCTGTTAAAAAGCATTCCAACTAGTCTACAAGATGTCGGGCGCAGTAGTATGATTATTTTTACAACCATCGGCCTTTTGTTTGACAGTGATGATGCAGGCGCAGGAATTGGTGTCGATAGTTTAGCTGGACCACTTGGTATCTATGAGATAACGTCTGCGGCATTAAGTCAAGGATTCATTTCGTTGTTGAGTTGGATTGGACTCTTAAGCGTTAACTTGGGGATTGTCAATTTACTGCCGATTCCAGCACTTGACGGAGGTCGTTTAGTGTTCTTAGGCTATGAAGCAGTGACTGGACGTAAACCAAATACAAAAGTAGAAAATACGTTGCATTATGTGATGTATATTGCACTAATGGGATTGTTTGTGTTTATCACATTTAATGATTTATTGCGATTATTGAATTTGAAATAG
- the proS gene encoding proline--tRNA ligase, which produces MKQSLLFVPTLKEAPKDAEVRSHKLMSRAGLVKQVAAGIYSYLPLGYRVIKKIENIIREELDKIGSSELLMPALQPRDLWEESGRWDKYGPELMRLTDRKDREFCLGPTHEEIITQVVRDYLNSYKKLPLALYQIQTKFRDEMRPRFGLMRGREFIMKDAYSFHETEAELDEWYKKFAQAYTTIFARCGLATRIVSSDVGQIGGNEADEFMVMSEVGEDTITYCMSCSYAANQEHSGLEEGDKCPVCGGTIKTAKGIEVGNIFKLGTKYSESMNAKVINKDGQQVPVVMGCYGIGISRTLMASVEQHSSDDGIVWPDEIAPFKVHLIPINYDNDVQKEVTDTLYQELIESGIEVLLDDRKERAGVKFKDADLIGLPFRVIIGKDASDGKVEFVDRKQGEKTVLPVAEVINNI; this is translated from the coding sequence ATGAAACAAAGTTTGTTGTTTGTACCAACATTAAAAGAAGCACCGAAAGACGCGGAAGTGCGAAGTCATAAATTGATGAGTCGTGCTGGACTGGTGAAACAAGTTGCTGCAGGAATCTACAGTTACTTACCACTAGGGTATCGTGTTATTAAGAAGATTGAGAATATCATTCGTGAAGAATTGGATAAAATCGGTTCTAGTGAATTATTGATGCCTGCCTTGCAACCGCGGGATTTGTGGGAAGAAAGTGGACGTTGGGACAAATATGGACCGGAATTAATGCGACTTACTGACCGTAAGGATCGCGAGTTTTGTTTGGGTCCAACGCATGAGGAAATCATTACGCAAGTGGTACGTGATTATTTGAACAGTTATAAAAAATTACCATTAGCCCTCTATCAAATTCAAACCAAGTTTCGCGATGAAATGCGGCCGCGATTTGGTTTAATGCGAGGACGAGAATTTATTATGAAAGATGCCTATAGTTTCCATGAAACCGAAGCCGAACTCGATGAGTGGTATAAAAAATTTGCCCAGGCATATACGACAATCTTTGCACGTTGTGGACTCGCAACCCGAATCGTGAGTAGCGACGTTGGCCAAATCGGTGGGAATGAAGCCGATGAATTCATGGTGATGAGTGAAGTTGGCGAAGATACCATTACCTACTGCATGAGTTGTAGCTATGCGGCGAATCAAGAACATAGTGGATTGGAAGAAGGGGACAAATGTCCAGTCTGTGGTGGAACGATTAAAACCGCTAAAGGAATTGAAGTTGGAAACATCTTTAAACTTGGTACGAAGTATTCGGAGAGTATGAATGCGAAAGTGATCAACAAAGATGGACAACAAGTTCCTGTAGTGATGGGATGTTATGGAATTGGAATCAGTCGGACACTAATGGCAAGTGTCGAGCAACACTCCAGCGATGATGGCATTGTTTGGCCCGATGAAATTGCACCATTCAAAGTTCACCTAATTCCGATCAACTACGATAATGATGTCCAAAAAGAGGTGACTGATACCCTGTATCAAGAACTTATAGAAAGTGGAATTGAAGTGTTACTTGATGATCGCAAAGAACGAGCTGGTGTCAAGTTTAAAGATGCTGATCTTATTGGATTACCATTCCGTGTCATTATTGGTAAGGATGCAAGTGATGGCAAGGTGGAATTTGTGGACCGTAAACAAGGTGAGAAAACCGTCCTTCCAGTAGCAGAAGTTATCAATAATATATAA
- a CDS encoding cytochrome b5 domain-containing protein, translating into MKKLLLLSTIGLFVFGLSACTNDDPDRTNDPTDDELTEYTLTELAMYDGQDGMDAYIAVDGYVYDVTDDPNWEGGSHNGFMAGQDWTEEIGSASPHGSSVLSGVPKIGIIVEEDDTTTETMYFTITELSMYDGQNGNDAYIAFEGKVYDVTDNSNWSGGSHAGIDAGQDITAEIAGSPHGDSVVAGLTEIGELVVDKTGDAPYDPYLYLTLTDLAMYDGTGDMDAYVAVSDVVYDVTNSAAWTDGTHNGNSAGLDLTDEILSAPHGESVLDGLTIVGEIVAE; encoded by the coding sequence ATGAAAAAACTATTATTACTTAGTACAATTGGATTATTTGTATTTGGACTCAGTGCCTGCACAAATGATGATCCAGATCGTACAAATGACCCAACAGATGATGAACTAACCGAATATACCTTAACGGAACTGGCGATGTACGATGGCCAAGACGGAATGGATGCGTATATTGCGGTGGATGGATATGTCTATGATGTCACCGATGATCCCAACTGGGAAGGTGGAAGCCATAACGGTTTTATGGCTGGACAAGATTGGACTGAAGAAATCGGCAGTGCATCACCCCATGGAAGTAGCGTGTTAAGTGGAGTACCGAAAATCGGAATCATTGTTGAAGAAGATGATACGACTACCGAAACGATGTACTTTACGATTACAGAACTTTCAATGTATGACGGCCAAAACGGAAATGATGCTTATATCGCATTTGAAGGAAAAGTATATGACGTCACCGATAACTCAAACTGGAGCGGTGGAAGTCATGCTGGAATTGATGCGGGTCAAGATATTACTGCTGAAATCGCAGGTTCACCACACGGCGATAGTGTTGTTGCTGGTTTAACAGAAATTGGTGAATTGGTTGTGGACAAAACCGGAGATGCTCCATATGATCCATATCTATATTTAACTCTAACCGATCTTGCCATGTATGATGGAACTGGTGATATGGATGCCTATGTTGCCGTCAGTGATGTGGTTTACGATGTAACCAACTCAGCGGCTTGGACGGATGGAACTCATAACGGCAACAGTGCCGGATTGGATCTAACCGATGAAATATTATCTGCACCACATGGAGAAAGTGTCCTTGATGGACTTACTATTGTTGGGGAAATTGTAGCTGAATAA
- a CDS encoding NADH:ubiquinone reductase (Na(+)-transporting) subunit F, with the protein MNFFVPIIIIGVLLLITVLLLVIDTLIGNDADHTVTINDEQVIHVNAADTLLNTLNNEKIFLPSACGGKATCGACKFKLIDGGPEMSPVEAPLLSPEEQENNVRLACQTKVRSSMKIEVMRELLNAQEYSAKVTAIEDLTYDIKLVRLELIEPRTMDFKPGQYAQIRVPGMEIERAYSIASNPKHNNIIEFIIRLVPKGKATTFVHKALENNDDITITGPYGDFFLQEDSSRDIICIAGGSGKAPIRSILQVLKDQNMPRKVRYFFGARTQDDLYMTDEFKALEQEFPNFEYIPALSHADDDETWDGEKGLITEVVAKYYNDLSNQEAYLCGSPGMIDACIDVLTDKDLDESHIFYDKFS; encoded by the coding sequence ATGAATTTCTTTGTTCCCATAATCATTATTGGTGTCCTTCTTCTCATTACCGTTTTGTTGCTTGTGATTGATACATTGATTGGTAATGATGCCGATCATACTGTTACGATCAATGATGAACAAGTTATCCACGTCAATGCCGCAGACACTTTACTCAATACCTTAAATAACGAAAAAATCTTTCTACCTTCTGCTTGTGGTGGAAAAGCCACATGTGGTGCATGTAAATTTAAACTGATTGATGGCGGACCTGAAATGTCTCCTGTCGAAGCACCACTTCTCTCACCTGAAGAACAGGAAAATAATGTTCGTCTCGCATGCCAAACAAAAGTACGCAGTAGCATGAAAATCGAAGTTATGCGCGAACTGTTAAATGCGCAAGAATATAGTGCCAAAGTGACTGCGATTGAAGATTTAACCTATGACATAAAACTAGTTCGTTTGGAACTAATCGAACCAAGAACCATGGATTTTAAGCCAGGACAATACGCCCAGATACGTGTGCCAGGAATGGAAATTGAACGAGCGTATTCAATAGCTTCAAATCCAAAACATAACAACATCATCGAATTTATCATCCGCTTAGTACCCAAAGGAAAAGCAACAACCTTTGTTCACAAAGCACTCGAGAACAATGATGATATTACTATTACAGGTCCGTATGGAGATTTCTTCTTACAAGAAGATTCCTCACGTGATATTATCTGTATTGCTGGTGGTAGTGGAAAAGCTCCAATTCGTTCCATCTTACAAGTCTTGAAGGATCAGAATATGCCCCGAAAAGTTCGTTACTTCTTTGGTGCAAGAACCCAAGATGATCTCTATATGACCGATGAGTTCAAGGCTTTAGAACAGGAGTTCCCAAACTTTGAATACATCCCCGCCTTAAGTCACGCCGATGATGACGAGACATGGGATGGAGAAAAAGGACTAATCACTGAAGTCGTTGCGAAATACTACAATGACTTATCCAATCAGGAAGCCTATTTGTGTGGTTCACCAGGAATGATTGATGCTTGTATTGACGTGCTAACTGATAAAGATTTGGATGAGTCCCATATATTCTATGATAAATTTAGTTAA
- a CDS encoding Rnf-Nqr domain containing protein produces the protein MNNIIEIFFASILNHNIALIYILGMCPLIAISTNVKNAKGMGLAVIFVVTLTSIINYPIYMILKSADATQLSLLVFIITIAATVQFLEMFLEKFIPRLYNSFGIYLPLITVNCVVLAVSLFFVTREYTFAETVSFSLGSSVGWLFAIVLLAAIREKMATQSNVPKGLMGKGMTFIILGILALAFIGFTGIASV, from the coding sequence ATGAACAATATTATTGAAATCTTTTTTGCATCCATTTTGAATCACAACATTGCGTTGATCTACATCCTTGGTATGTGTCCTTTAATAGCGATATCAACCAATGTCAAAAACGCCAAAGGTATGGGATTAGCCGTCATCTTTGTCGTAACATTAACCTCGATTATCAATTATCCGATTTATATGATTCTAAAAAGTGCCGATGCGACGCAACTATCTTTACTGGTATTCATCATCACCATTGCGGCAACGGTACAATTCTTAGAAATGTTCTTGGAGAAATTTATCCCAAGACTCTACAACTCATTTGGAATCTACTTACCACTGATTACGGTAAACTGTGTCGTTCTCGCTGTCAGTTTATTCTTTGTCACCCGGGAATACACCTTTGCCGAGACCGTTTCATTTAGTCTAGGTTCCTCCGTAGGATGGCTATTTGCAATTGTATTACTCGCAGCAATAAGAGAAAAAATGGCGACCCAAAGTAATGTCCCCAAAGGCCTTATGGGTAAAGGAATGACCTTTATCATTCTTGGAATCCTTGCCTTAGCCTTTATTGGATTTACGGGTATCGCCAGTGTATAA
- the rsxE gene encoding electron transport complex subunit RsxE, translated as MKQRYKYTKSYNIFKRGLAADNPIAIAVLGICSALAVTNRVENAIAMGLGVTFVIIASSLTVSAIRSFIPNKVRMVTYMVIISSYVIAVQMFLEAFYPSIASQLGAYVGLIITNCIVMGRSEAFASKNPIKYSIVDGLASGLGYTYVLIAVSIIRELLAFGTILNFQVVGDNWVNWVSMAMAPGGFFVLGLFIWLIRELTKNYEVTT; from the coding sequence ATGAAACAACGATATAAATACACAAAATCATATAATATCTTTAAACGTGGACTAGCTGCAGATAATCCGATTGCCATCGCTGTACTCGGAATATGTAGTGCCCTTGCAGTTACCAATCGCGTTGAAAATGCGATTGCCATGGGACTGGGTGTTACATTTGTTATCATCGCCTCCAGTCTTACCGTCAGTGCGATTCGTTCCTTTATCCCAAATAAAGTACGAATGGTAACCTATATGGTGATTATCTCCTCTTACGTTATAGCTGTCCAAATGTTTTTAGAAGCATTTTATCCTTCGATCGCATCCCAACTCGGTGCTTACGTTGGACTGATTATCACCAATTGTATCGTCATGGGTCGAAGTGAAGCATTCGCCTCGAAAAATCCGATTAAATACTCGATTGTTGATGGACTGGCTAGTGGACTTGGATACACTTATGTTCTGATTGCCGTATCTATCATTCGTGAATTACTCGCCTTTGGAACGATTCTAAACTTCCAAGTTGTCGGTGACAACTGGGTTAACTGGGTATCGATGGCGATGGCTCCAGGTGGATTCTTCGTTCTCGGACTATTCATTTGGCTCATCCGTGAACTAACCAAAAATTATGAGGTGACAACCTAG
- a CDS encoding FMN-binding protein translates to MSEQVKTILFILILGVFTSVILLGMDLITEERIIENEEALKEAAILDGFEISYSPSSINETFTEHVTIEEINEYTFYTDTDTGRISFYFEGSGLWGPITGILTLESDFETIAHISVLAQEETPGLGGVVGSREYLDMFVEKEMEISIVKTTQPLTNSQVDSITGATRTSDLFEIVLNENYREYLAVWQANQE, encoded by the coding sequence ATGAGTGAACAAGTAAAAACGATTCTCTTCATCTTGATACTCGGTGTGTTCACATCGGTCATATTACTCGGTATGGACCTAATAACCGAAGAGCGCATCATTGAAAACGAAGAGGCCTTAAAAGAAGCTGCCATCTTAGATGGATTTGAAATCTCTTACTCCCCATCCAGTATCAATGAAACCTTCACCGAACATGTTACGATTGAAGAAATTAACGAGTATACATTTTATACCGACACCGATACCGGTCGTATTAGTTTTTACTTCGAAGGTAGTGGTTTATGGGGTCCAATCACAGGAATCCTAACGCTTGAAAGCGACTTTGAAACCATAGCCCATATTAGTGTTTTAGCACAAGAAGAAACACCGGGGCTTGGAGGTGTCGTCGGATCGCGAGAATACTTGGATATGTTTGTTGAAAAAGAAATGGAAATCAGCATTGTGAAAACAACACAGCCTCTAACAAATTCTCAAGTCGATTCGATTACAGGAGCTACGAGAACCAGTGACTTATTTGAAATAGTATTAAATGAAAATTATCGCGAGTACCTTGCTGTATGGCAAGCGAATCAGGAGTAG
- a CDS encoding RnfABCDGE type electron transport complex subunit D yields MNLISELRRQPRLRQQVFMLLALLIVLGYASIIFGGTVWLIALVSIVSSILVEFGFFKTRKLPLTLSIIITPLIYVLLLPPTIPLWMAVVGSVFGTFFGKSLFGGEGAYIFPPAAVGVLFLIITFPAELNTMWLHPSTGQIQTYTAVSSLPFNPFPLSVNELLLGFSAGAIGETVRLAIMVLGVLLMLLRTIDYKITLSFLISIVVVQVIMNVFAGPFDPFYSLITGTVLFASVFLITDETVAPKNTWAKLLYGLGLAIITIIIRMFAAFPEGVIFAVIIMSAISPMLDSLFTKEKSV; encoded by the coding sequence ATGAACTTGATTTCGGAACTTCGAAGGCAACCTCGTCTTCGGCAACAAGTATTTATGTTATTGGCTTTACTAATCGTCTTAGGATACGCAAGTATCATCTTTGGTGGTACGGTATGGCTGATTGCCTTGGTATCGATTGTATCATCCATTCTCGTTGAATTTGGATTCTTTAAAACACGCAAATTACCCCTCACGTTAAGCATCATCATCACTCCACTCATTTATGTTTTACTATTACCTCCAACCATTCCTCTATGGATGGCTGTTGTTGGGAGTGTTTTTGGTACATTCTTTGGAAAGAGTTTATTTGGTGGCGAAGGTGCCTATATCTTCCCTCCCGCTGCGGTAGGTGTTTTGTTTTTGATCATCACCTTTCCCGCAGAACTTAACACGATGTGGCTTCATCCCTCAACGGGACAAATTCAAACCTATACTGCAGTAAGCAGTTTACCCTTCAACCCATTTCCCCTGTCCGTGAATGAACTTCTACTTGGTTTTAGTGCGGGTGCAATCGGGGAAACCGTTCGCTTAGCGATTATGGTTCTCGGTGTTTTGTTAATGTTATTACGAACCATCGACTATAAGATTACCCTCAGTTTTTTAATTTCCATAGTAGTTGTACAAGTGATTATGAATGTCTTTGCTGGTCCATTTGATCCCTTCTATTCACTCATTACTGGAACCGTACTATTCGCCTCAGTCTTTCTTATCACCGATGAGACTGTCGCTCCAAAAAACACATGGGCGAAACTATTATACGGGCTTGGTTTAGCAATCATCACCATCATCATCCGGATGTTTGCGGCGTTTCCTGAAGGTGTCATCTTTGCCGTCATCATCATGAGTGCGATTTCACCGATGTTGGATAGTCTCTTCACAAAGGAGAAATCCGTATGA
- a CDS encoding RidA family protein, whose translation MKIIETKHAPKAVGPYSQGIVANDTLYVSGQIPYVPETMTPAGDDIQSQTRQSLMNVLAIVKEAGFQKENIVKCGVFLKDLSMFGDMNAIYAEIFGDHKPARFAVEVARLPLDVLVEIDAIAVKE comes from the coding sequence ATGAAAATCATTGAAACAAAACATGCCCCCAAAGCAGTTGGTCCCTATAGTCAAGGAATTGTCGCAAATGATACATTATATGTGTCAGGTCAAATACCGTATGTTCCTGAAACCATGACACCAGCAGGAGATGATATTCAATCACAAACAAGACAAAGCTTGATGAATGTCCTGGCAATTGTGAAGGAAGCAGGATTCCAAAAAGAGAACATTGTTAAGTGCGGTGTGTTTTTAAAAGACCTCAGCATGTTCGGTGATATGAATGCCATTTACGCAGAAATATTTGGCGATCATAAACCTGCTCGTTTTGCTGTGGAAGTAGCCCGATTACCACTGGACGTTTTGGTGGAAATCGATGCGATTGCCGTGAAAGAATAG